Within Scomber japonicus isolate fScoJap1 chromosome 1, fScoJap1.pri, whole genome shotgun sequence, the genomic segment GTTCATTATGTGTATTTTTCATAATAAGAGACATTtgtaaaaatctgaataaagtGAAGGAAACTATGCTTACAGTATCAGTCTGTTATGACACTATTGTACCTATAAGTTATAtgaatatatgtttatattcagACATTTATAATTAGAACACAAGTTACTGCTTCaaataaagatataatataTGTACAGTAGAATTTAGATGTTTAGGTTTGGAAGTGTTTATCATATCCTGTGTTATATTCTGAGTGTGTATGGATGTTCCCAGAATAGCTGTGCTGCACTCCTATCATCTGGAGCTCAAAGAAGGATCAGGCTGGAGTAGATTACCAACTACTTACTGTATCTGCTAtattgccacacacacacacatacacacacacatgcctagTGGTCACAACCTAGTACTACATTCAAAAGAGCCCCAGTCAAGGCCCCCAAGAAATGTCCACAATGTTGTGTAACCTCTGGAATaaatctgtgtttgttgtttgtgtgctttccacaggtgtgtgtgtgtgatcacctGCAACCATGTGTGACCAGACGTTCGTGGCGGCCACTTTTGGCCCCTGTGACAGCTGCAGCAAAGCCAGTCCTCTAATGAACATCTACATTAAGAATGAGGCCATCAACTACTGCTCCTTCTGTGTGGAGATGGTACGTTTCTGTTTCTCGTGAGGAAACTGCATTATTTCACTGCCATGTCCTCAGTATACGAAACCTTTTAGCACTTTATTTGAATCCATGTATTGTGGATCTATCAAGcctctgcagctcatttctccgTTTTCTGCTTGATAGGCATGAACCAAATAAATACTTGTTTAATAGTTTGTCTTTAAACATTGGCTACTGAGATGCttttaaatgcagaaaagaGAGATAAAAGGCATACAAAGTCATTAAAGTCAGCATACTGGTACAAACCCCAACACAAACTGGAAATATCCTTCTTTCAGGTCTCATGCATCTGTatgataacaacaacaacctgaGATGTGTCTGCCAAGCTTTCACACACGAGGAGCTTAGTTTGATCACACTTTGTgttgacacacaaacagaaaaggtGCAGATGATACTAATAATGTTGGCTTAGTTTAATTCAAGTGTCCTAGTAAGTAAAGATAGTGAGCAACatcaggaccctgaaactgaagtaCATACATGGAATGAAGCCATTGTTAATCTTGTTATTTACACCTatgcttttcctactgtgacaagTAAAAGTGTCTTCCATGAAAAAGGTCTGTCCGCAAATAATTTTCATATTCTTTGTCCAACAAATCTTTCATTTGGTTATCAGTAAGCTGTTTTACCAGAGTTTATCTGCCTTTCAACAGATATAGCAAGAGTTTCTATCATTACTGGAcattcaaactgaaaacaataCTGAAGGAACTTCAGTGgagagtttttgttttatttgtccattTCAGAGATGTATTCTACATTAGGAAACTGAAACCTTGAACAATTTgcaagaaaatgtattaaaacttCTCATCATATTATCCTGAAATCTGCAACTACAGACTGCATTTTCATATATCACTTGCGTTGAGTGATATCCTTGCAGAAACTGAACTATTGATACATAGGCTTAAATTGTTAATGGAATGGAAAAGGGTTCTTTCAaaatatttggtttatttatttgggTATGTGTCTACCTATTCTCCAATGATCCACAACAATTCGTTTTAATTTCAGACAAAATATTATCAGATTGTGATTATGATATATTCATGAAAACctgattcatattttttatttcagtgaattTATCCTTGtcccactttttaaaaatgtggtttgaaatAGGATACAGTCATATACCTACATGCTTAAACTGAGTACATCAAATTTGTAATACCAACAGTTATTCAGGGGTCTTAGTCTTATAATATGGCCTAATATAAATATCTTGCTGAAGTGCAAATTGCAAAAAATATCACACATAGGCTATACTCAAATTCATCATGAAAAGTCAGAGCTAAATGTGAATGTGCACCAGTGTAAATCCTGTCTAAGTGCGTGTAGTGCGCAGTAgtgcagagggaggaggaggaggaggaggctgagcaGAGTCAGTGTGATAGCAGAGTTACTAACCCCTGACCACCAACCATCCACCCCGTATCCCCAAATCCTCCCCGTTCTGTCCCGTGTTTCCCGactccctcccctcttttctcATTGTGTTCATctcttattgttgttgttttcctctcaaAGATGGCTTGTCAGGGGCTCCAGAAAGGGGAAACCCTGGCATCACTATCGAGAGAGAGCGACAATCtgaagaagaagctggaggaggagcGGTCAAAACTCAACGACGTGGAGCGTAAGTGTCCCGAAACACTGAAATCTGTCATCTGTCACTTTTTACTCAAACACCGAGTTGTTAATTTAAAACAAGCTTATAGGTCTGTATAATGTATGGGCGTGGTAATGGTtttaatttgaatgatttaatgaagtaactgtgtctgtgttgctgCCAGTGGAGGAATGTAATTAGTCTCCCACATTAAATTAATGACTATTACTTGTTCTATTTTATAATGGAGTATTTCCATGTTCTGATACTTTATACACTCCACTATAATTAGGAGTTAAACATTGTACTCTCTGCTCCTCTAGCCTACATTTATATGACAGCTACTTTAACTTTACAGAATGAGAATTAATTTgcatataaaatataagaaacTGTGATGTGTTgataatatgattttaaaaaactagTTCAAATCATCTCCACGACTAACTACATCATGCAATGCTGCTTACATgtttatacagtaatattaatacaataataatacatatcTTGTATAATAATATGACAGGCGCATAATCTTGCATAATTAAATTCTTGGCCTTAAACtagatctctgtgtgtgtgtgtgtgtgtgtgtgtgtgtgtgtgtgtgtgtgtgtgtgtgtgtgtgtgtgtgtgtgtgtgtgtcctggtaCCTCAGTGCACCAGGTGGCTGAGAAGATTGAGGTGTTGAGTGCTCTCAACGTAAAGACCAGACGTGTGCTGAAGGGTCATGGGAACAAGGTGCTGTGTATGGACTGGTGTACAGACAAACGTCGTCTGGTCAGCTCCTCACAGGTAAACATCTGCACTCACATACAGATGTTATACAGTACATAAGCAGGCTACAGTTTAGTGTTATTTATGTCTGACTTTAGAGTTTCTATGTATATGCTATGTGAGCCTATGGCATATGATATGTGTTTGTAGTAATACTGATGTGTTTCTTCTAATGCAGGATGGAAAAGTGATTGTGTGGGATGGATTTACTCTACATAAGGTGAGGAGCTGTCTATGTGGTACTTTTGTGCATATTTTACAGAAGGAGTGAATTCATTTCAGTAATagatgacaataaataaattaaggGCTGAAAACCAAAAGCTTTCAATTCTTTTCAACAATAAAATTACTTCCAAAAAGAACATTTGTATAATTTTGTATAATTaagttaaatatgaaatgataaaatatacaaaatgccTCTTATCAACATGACTTTTGGAGGAGTTCTAATATTTCTTTGTTTCAATGAGCTCAGATAAAGATTGCAGAAATGCGAGGATATGCTGGTGAAGTTGGGtttcttttaaattttatttataacacacacactcaaactcaaTATAAGACAATTGAAATGAAGATATCCCTTCATTTCTAATGGTTTCGGTTAATTTCTTAGGAAATCACATTTCATATGTCATGAGGCTCCAATTACTACAATACCCATTAGCTCGGGTGAACAAGGAGATCCataatccaaaaataaagtgatTCAACATGTTCTACAAAATGTAGTGTCTTTATTATACTGAACATTATCTGTGTGAACAACAGAATTTGAGCTCAATTGGATATTTCTTCCTGCAATGAGATTCAGAGATTAGGAAGTCAATTCAGTCAGTCCAGTCACACAAAACTATCTTTGGACAACATTTTTGGACATCCAGAGTCCTGGTAGCCCGGTATAacctcacctccacctccactctgttatgcaaggtttttttttttctttgaatgcTCAGATGTTCTCTTCACCACATGTCCTGATGTTGAATGGGTGGCTGGGTCATCCTCTGCTGCCATACTCCTCTGAGAGAGAGGGCGGGACACGACCACATGGAAATGCCCTTAAAAGATTAACTATCCATCTGTCCCCCCtgtaatgactgtgtgtgtgtgtgtgtggctgagtgCACTTAAATGCCAGTCAGGATTCAGCCTGGTTTAACCGTCGTGACTCTTGATGGAGTAGAAATAACTACACTGAACATAATCCCCATTAAAACTCACCACAGTCAGGTTCactacagatgtgtgtgtgtgtgagagagaaaatagtTGGTTTTATGCTTATTAAGGAGAATGTGTATACGTATATATTTTTACCAATAATAGATTACCACCAACaccatattcatgtttttttctcttttgtgtgtgtttgtgtgtctttgcatgtgtgtgtgtttgcttcatGTTACAGGAGCATGGCGTCTCCATGCCGTGTACATGGGTTATGGCATGTGCTTATGCTCCCTCAGGTTGTGCTATAGCATGTGGGTGAGTACAGAAAATGTCCCCTTGTTATTACATAGATTGAATTAACTGGTATTCTTATCAATAATCCTTCTGGAAATGCAAATTAGTGATTTTCATATCACAAGCTCGCTTATATGaggtatatgtatatgtatctcTATCCTGTATCCAACATTATAATTATACACAGtctatgtatgtactgtagggAACAAGGTgcattatttaacatttgatgtttctgtctcctctAAAGTGGACTGGATAACAAGTGCTCAGTGTTCCCGCTGTCAATGGACCCAAATGAGAACCTGGCTGCAAAGAAGAAGACTGTCGCCATGCACACCAACTATATATCAGGATGCACCTTCACCAACTCTGACATGCAGGTGAGCACCAGTGTAATGCCCTTTACAtgacactttaaaaatgtacatgtatatgacactttaaaaatctattagtaaggattaaatgtgttttttctactTGAACTGATAAAACATGCATTCAGAATACAATTTAAGacactgttgttttgtttaagttGTAAGATTTGTAGATGAAAGGGTGAATATAGACTTGATTCTGTGGTTTATGGTAGCAATCAAAACCTGATGGGTTTGGTGCTGTGTGGAGTATTAGATAAAGCAGTTGCTTCCTATGGTTTGTTCATATTGCTAAATGTTCAGTGTCTATCCTGCCTGTTTCCCTTGAAtacatttagtacatttgcTGACATTGCCACATTTTACTCCATCATGCTCCTTTCTCAGTTGACAGTCAGTGCAGTTGGAGAGGCTTCAGCTGCTAAACCAccaatttcaattaaaaacaatcaaGCCTCACTGTCCTGTAAAtaagcaacaaacaaacaccagGAATGCAATAGATTTAAAACCAGGACCTCTTGTGCCTGAAGTGAGAACCACACATCTAGACCAATAAATCAACTTCCTTAATCCTGAATTAATCCATTTTATAATGAATAGTATTTAAAAtcgaaaaaaatatataattgaattttataaacatatttcaaattCTGTGTTGTAGAATTATGATATTGTCacatcagtttttatttttttgcatagATGTACTGTACCTCTGTAGGTTCATGAGTCAGCATCAATTAGACTTCTTTGAGGACTCCCCAGCAGGAAAGAACATGAAGGGAACTGAGATATTCTGACTTAAATAATTTACTCCACTCTGCCATGGTAGAGGTGCACAGTGGAATGGGAGGTAAcaagaggacaggaaagaagaggagaggggagatgGAGGGCTGGGctgaggagggggaagagagagatatacggaaaggggggggggtgtccacTACTCTGGGTGTATTAATAGACACTGAGTGGCTTTTATCAAGGAAAGAGTGGAGCACACTGACCTGAGGGCAGAACatttaacacatacacacatgcatgttttcttcctgtctgtcactctctctgtcacatgcacacatctcTCACACATCTCCTCTCTTATACTTTGtctcaaacacaaagacacatgcgtGCACATGAGCACACTGTCCATACCATTAAAATAGAGCTTGAAGCAAAAGACTGCGGGTTACATTGGGGGCTGAGaaagtctctttctttccttaccaCAGTTGTAACAGCAGTAAGTAAgtgtatgaatgaatggatCATGATTTTAAAGCAGCTTACAGGAGTGTGCAGATGTCATAAAATCTTGTATTGcgttgtatctgtgtgtgcatgtgtccactGAGTGCATTAGTTTTCAGCCAGTGAGTTTTGACATATAAGATCTGCTGATGCACTGAGATGTGGGTTATGAGTTGTGAGGCTTTCATTTACATGGTGGACCACTGGGCATTTTAATGAACCCCCCTGCAAGTATTTAATATAAGGAGACGAGCAGGTGGTGGTGAGCAAACTGATGCAGAGGCTCTTTGTTAGATCAGTGAAGTtaccatctgtgtgtgtgtgtcagtaattGTGGCTTACTGATAATTGCATTCATGTTGAAACTGGAGCTACCTCTCAGCACAGGCAGGATGTGGTGCGTTTCTGTGCCTGAGGTCATCCAGCAGGAGCTCTCTAATCCACCAGTCAGCAGGGATCCCTGATGCCTGCGTGTGTCTCTAAGTGCCCATAATCTGTTTTCATCAGAGGAACTGCTGACATTTTGTGCGCTTGTTTGTATGTGGATACATGATGCGTAGTGAGAGTCTTCAATGTTTATGGAGAGGTGCTGACCTTTggtttttgttattgtgtgtgtgtctgtgtatgtcatAATGCCACTATATACAGTCATATGATAAAATAGAACTTCACAGCATTTCTCTACAGTGCCTCTCCACACTATTAAAACAGACTTTAGAAAGATAGATGGtcgtggtgatgatgatgtttcttTTAAGCCAATTTGGATGTCAGAATGATCACATGTTGGGAATTTACTGAAATAAACCTTAGACTTTTACTTTCAGATATTATTGCACCAAGATGACATTTCATTGTTTTCCTTTCcagttaaaataaattaaaaacgaAAGCAAAGCCAGCAGCTAAACCcacacaagtttaaaaaaaagtatgtaaAGCAGCTCTGATTTAATATtcattatgtaagggttaagttaGTTTTCTTGATACAGTCCAatattttttctacttttttaagGGAAGGTATAACATGAAATTTCAGTTTACAATTTAGAATTTTTTTCTTATAaccatttttcatattttttctttcgATGACCACCAACAGTGCCATATAAACCTGAGTCAGCCTAGTTTTACACATGTAGCCCGTTGTGGACATTCCAACAGAA encodes:
- the gnb5b gene encoding guanine nucleotide-binding protein subunit beta-5b, with product MCDQTFVAATFGPCDSCSKASPLMNIYIKNEAINYCSFCVEMMACQGLQKGETLASLSRESDNLKKKLEEERSKLNDVELHQVAEKIEVLSALNVKTRRVLKGHGNKVLCMDWCTDKRRLVSSSQDGKVIVWDGFTLHKEHGVSMPCTWVMACAYAPSGCAIACGGLDNKCSVFPLSMDPNENLAAKKKTVAMHTNYISGCTFTNSDMQLLTASGDGTCALWDVESGQLLQSFHGHTADVLSLDLAPSETGNTFVSGGCDMKANVWDMRSGQNIQSFESHDSDINCVKYYPSGDAFASASDDSTCRFYDLRADREVAIYQKDSIIFGASTVDFSLSGRLLFAGYNDYTINAWDVLKGTRVSILFGHENRISRLRVSPDGTAMCSASWDNTLRVSKSFPE